A stretch of Aristophania vespae DNA encodes these proteins:
- a CDS encoding phage tail sheath subtilisin-like domain-containing protein has protein sequence MPDFQEIPGEWPVPGSYTEVSYVPAPGTLAGMPVRPVIIGQTSKKEAAGILHHYITAGQAEQIYGKGSILAQAVRTFIDEKPTLGVDVIGAALADDAVAASATISFEGTASAATTAALIAAGVRLNWTVNVGASAADIATGLINAAQTSKAFALTGLKLALGSDKKSVTVTAGEAGALGNDFDIRYSSAFNDQIAGVTVKVTAMQGGTGVADISDALLALGESWYTDLILCQTDSAAITAAVAEANRRKDAMVAKDMRVVVGLRATQGQALALQQNFSTSEELVLLPLSNPRCSPWQIGAALGAQLAQSLNNDPARQLRTLPLNTLAGLGPETSDQFSDTQRSVLLGNGCSTVTIAQDGTVTLERVITARVSDPQTHQSVGVWDVMIPAIAARVRYEWNSYVNKTYARSKLADDHSPLSSADGVVTTRTLKASWIAQCLLYQNRGWIDDVATTGPQSVFERNTSDRSRVDSSLPILPMGSLTVLANSLQLQV, from the coding sequence ATGCCTGATTTTCAGGAAATACCCGGTGAATGGCCGGTTCCAGGCAGTTATACAGAGGTTAGCTACGTGCCAGCACCTGGCACATTAGCCGGCATGCCTGTGCGGCCTGTCATTATTGGGCAAACCAGTAAAAAAGAAGCCGCCGGTATATTGCACCATTATATTACGGCTGGCCAGGCAGAACAGATTTACGGCAAAGGCAGTATTCTGGCCCAGGCCGTACGCACATTTATTGACGAAAAGCCTACTCTCGGTGTTGATGTCATTGGCGCAGCTCTGGCTGATGATGCCGTAGCTGCCAGTGCTACAATCTCTTTTGAAGGTACAGCCTCCGCAGCTACAACAGCTGCTCTTATTGCCGCTGGCGTGAGATTAAACTGGACTGTCAATGTCGGAGCCAGTGCTGCTGATATTGCAACCGGACTGATTAATGCAGCCCAAACCAGCAAAGCATTTGCTTTAACGGGCCTTAAGCTCGCTCTTGGTTCTGACAAAAAATCTGTCACAGTGACTGCTGGTGAAGCAGGTGCTTTGGGTAATGATTTTGATATTCGTTATTCCAGTGCCTTTAATGACCAAATTGCCGGTGTGACCGTAAAAGTCACAGCCATGCAAGGTGGCACAGGAGTGGCTGATATTTCTGACGCCCTGCTTGCTTTGGGTGAAAGCTGGTATACTGATCTTATTTTATGCCAGACAGATAGTGCTGCCATTACAGCCGCTGTAGCAGAGGCAAACCGCCGCAAAGATGCGATGGTGGCCAAAGATATGCGTGTTGTGGTTGGGTTGCGTGCCACTCAGGGCCAGGCTCTTGCCCTGCAACAAAATTTCTCAACCTCCGAAGAGCTGGTTTTACTGCCTCTCTCTAACCCTCGTTGCAGCCCATGGCAGATTGGTGCAGCTTTGGGAGCACAGCTTGCACAGTCACTTAATAATGACCCTGCACGCCAGCTACGCACCCTGCCGCTCAATACACTCGCAGGTCTTGGTCCAGAAACATCTGACCAGTTTTCAGACACGCAACGCTCTGTGCTGCTTGGTAATGGATGTTCAACCGTTACAATTGCACAAGATGGCACAGTCACTTTAGAGCGCGTTATTACAGCTCGTGTGTCTGACCCGCAAACACATCAATCTGTCGGTGTGTGGGATGTTATGATTCCTGCCATTGCAGCGCGTGTGCGTTATGAGTGGAATAGTTACGTTAACAAAACATATGCGCGGTCTAAACTGGCTGATGATCATAGTCCTCTATCTAGTGCTGATGGCGTTGTCACAACACGCACCTTAAAGGCAAGCTGGATAGCGCAATGTCTTTTATATCAGAACCGTGGCTGGATTGATGATGTTGCCACGACAGGACCGCAATCAGTTTTTGAGCGTAACACTTCTGACCGGTCTCGTGTTGATTCATCATTACCAATTCTGCCGATGGGATCATTAACGGTTCTGGCAAACTCTTTGCAATTACAGGTGTAA
- a CDS encoding phage tail tube protein, whose amino-acid sequence MAQTLGIIRFFWRGKQYDTDKSSSIKLSGIKNNDVHANFRTLRSSEYQGGQVKVNVNATTEMSLNDFDPSLGENELQLQTDLGTTIVVSDAWVREQPEWAGGGKPASVVFSFNTYQEVE is encoded by the coding sequence ATGGCACAGACTTTAGGTATTATCCGATTTTTCTGGCGCGGCAAGCAATATGACACTGATAAAAGCAGCTCCATAAAGCTAAGTGGCATTAAAAATAACGACGTTCATGCCAATTTCCGCACATTGCGCTCCTCTGAATATCAGGGGGGTCAGGTCAAGGTGAATGTCAACGCCACAACTGAAATGTCTCTCAATGATTTTGACCCCTCTTTGGGTGAAAATGAGCTTCAGCTTCAGACTGATTTAGGCACAACAATTGTTGTGTCTGATGCCTGGGTGCGTGAACAGCCAGAATGGGCTGGTGGCGGCAAGCCCGCTTCGGTTGTTTTCAGCTTTAACACTTATCAGGAGGTTGAATAA
- a CDS encoding phage tail assembly protein: MSETDLPKGAELQEDGSVQYTLSRPISMAVKGGTTRELSELTFSELVAGDLIDSSTSGSGAKISLDMLKRSTGLNDLVGEKLLRSLPARDYMRCQKIIAYFLEDGETTGT, from the coding sequence ATGAGCGAGACAGACTTACCAAAAGGCGCAGAACTGCAAGAAGATGGCAGTGTACAGTACACCTTATCGCGGCCCATTTCGATGGCTGTCAAAGGTGGCACAACCCGTGAGCTCTCAGAGCTCACTTTTAGTGAGCTGGTTGCGGGCGATCTGATTGATAGCAGCACAAGTGGCTCAGGGGCAAAAATTTCGCTTGATATGCTCAAACGCTCCACAGGGCTGAATGATCTGGTTGGCGAAAAATTACTGCGCTCTCTTCCTGCCCGCGATTATATGCGCTGCCAAAAAATTATTGCCTATTTTTTGGAAGATGGGGAGACGACTGGCACGTAA
- a CDS encoding phage baseplate assembly protein, whose protein sequence is MTAKKSHVTPDPKAKLFIEGHLFEHWTSLEVGLDLSNLAGIFRAELAMSFPIKAQEKPVLGAAIEIQIMNKPVLRGWIEAINSSGDANSLQLTISGRDKAGDIVDCTAQPEGPAALIV, encoded by the coding sequence ATGACAGCTAAAAAATCCCACGTCACACCCGACCCCAAAGCTAAATTATTTATTGAAGGTCATCTTTTTGAGCACTGGACCAGCCTGGAAGTCGGGCTTGACCTGTCCAATCTCGCAGGCATATTCCGTGCAGAACTGGCTATGTCATTTCCGATAAAAGCACAGGAAAAGCCAGTGCTGGGCGCCGCTATCGAAATTCAGATCATGAACAAGCCCGTATTACGCGGCTGGATTGAGGCCATTAATAGTAGCGGCGATGCAAACTCTCTCCAGCTCACCATTTCGGGGCGGGACAAAGCGGGTGATATTGTTGACTGCACGGCCCAGCCTGAAGGCCCGGCCGCCTTGATCGTGTAA
- a CDS encoding phage baseplate assembly protein — protein sequence MGSLANPYGLSVRQVVDTGAPFEVVAFEAGSSVLDAIEKQSRQRGVLVTSDGLGGILLTKPGDTRADEDLIFPGGNVQRFEERLNQSFSDHIVKAQGKAAHRSGKSAFSTQKSAGTVALTKGHADHEQAAVCSFGYCYDSRVGRYRPKVYVAGSHNNKEQPPSQTGTDLASILEQSRSQPRAGWNNPPALTKTDTPPRSQNQPYGLNDQAAWRMRTTRAKSSARVYTVPRLLTEKKTLWRPNQLVRVKDSVNQIDGDMLIGAVTWSISGQSCETKISVVPPDAYDLSGIADHTPQHGQVTRRHGKAWHRHKSVAQK from the coding sequence GTGGGGTCACTCGCCAACCCTTATGGGCTGAGTGTCAGGCAAGTTGTTGATACGGGCGCGCCCTTTGAAGTTGTTGCCTTTGAGGCTGGGTCCAGCGTACTCGATGCCATTGAAAAACAAAGCCGGCAAAGAGGCGTGCTGGTCACGTCAGATGGTTTAGGTGGCATTTTGCTCACAAAACCAGGCGATACACGCGCTGATGAAGATTTAATCTTTCCCGGCGGAAATGTGCAGCGTTTTGAAGAACGCCTCAATCAGTCATTTTCTGACCATATTGTCAAAGCACAGGGTAAAGCTGCTCACAGAAGCGGAAAAAGCGCTTTTAGCACCCAGAAATCGGCCGGCACTGTGGCTTTGACAAAAGGACACGCAGACCACGAACAGGCGGCTGTCTGTTCGTTTGGATATTGTTACGATTCACGCGTGGGGCGCTACAGACCAAAAGTTTATGTTGCGGGTTCGCATAATAATAAAGAACAGCCCCCCTCACAAACAGGCACCGACCTTGCAAGCATTTTGGAACAATCACGCTCACAACCCAGAGCCGGCTGGAACAACCCACCAGCCCTGACAAAGACAGACACCCCACCGCGCAGCCAAAACCAGCCTTATGGCCTGAATGACCAGGCCGCATGGCGAATGAGAACAACACGCGCAAAAAGTTCGGCACGCGTCTATACCGTGCCCCGCCTTTTGACAGAAAAGAAAACATTATGGCGCCCAAATCAACTTGTTCGGGTCAAAGATAGCGTCAATCAAATTGATGGTGACATGCTCATTGGTGCCGTAACCTGGAGCATATCAGGGCAAAGCTGCGAGACCAAAATTTCTGTTGTTCCACCAGACGCCTATGACCTCTCCGGTATTGCCGACCACACGCCACAACACGGGCAGGTCACACGCCGGCACGGCAAAGCATGGCACCGCCATAAATCAGTGGCACAAAAATGA
- a CDS encoding phage baseplate assembly protein domain-containing protein, with translation MKQLFDIYHSIRSLISHAVVRAIYDDGAEQQLDLNIHAGQTRTRVPVHFPFGFSSHAPLDGAVTHVISTGGDPSDLMALPPSNPAAARLGDLAEGESVLYDSAGQRLIFRDGAVAEIDVVGQLIVQVKGSPILTLDETGISIKGNIHATGDVTTDKTSLNNHIHGGVQAGGAKTTPPQ, from the coding sequence ATGAAACAACTCTTTGATATTTATCACTCTATCAGGTCACTCATATCACATGCCGTTGTCAGAGCCATTTATGATGATGGTGCAGAGCAGCAGCTTGATCTTAATATCCATGCAGGCCAAACCAGAACGCGGGTGCCTGTTCATTTTCCTTTTGGTTTTTCCTCACATGCACCGCTTGATGGGGCCGTCACCCATGTTATTAGCACAGGGGGCGATCCTTCTGACCTTATGGCCCTTCCCCCCTCCAACCCTGCCGCAGCAAGGCTTGGTGATTTGGCAGAAGGTGAGAGCGTGCTTTATGACAGTGCGGGCCAGAGGCTGATTTTTCGTGATGGTGCCGTTGCTGAAATAGATGTGGTGGGCCAGCTCATTGTACAGGTTAAGGGAAGCCCCATTCTGACACTGGATGAAACAGGTATCAGCATCAAGGGCAATATCCACGCTACGGGCGATGTCACGACCGACAAAACTTCGCTCAATAACCATATTCATGGCGGTGTTCAGGCCGGTGGCGCCAAAACCACCCCGCCACAATAA
- a CDS encoding phage GP46 family protein — protein sequence MISDNSVTLHIGPHQDGRCDLVITPRGNGQGSISLDRTISSSLLLALCSDRRADEDDSLPALLTTSDRQPTPLGGRRGWAGDIFQENGQRFGSKLWLLERAKRNEATRLSAMDYATDSVSDIGTYHNQELTVSAHWSDDRRSELVVQVKGDQTTVTQKVKTA from the coding sequence ATGATTAGCGATAATTCTGTCACACTTCATATAGGCCCTCATCAAGATGGAAGATGTGACCTGGTCATTACCCCTCGCGGTAATGGGCAGGGCAGCATTTCACTTGACCGGACCATCTCATCCTCCCTCTTACTGGCTCTATGCTCTGATAGGCGCGCTGATGAAGATGACTCTCTCCCGGCACTTCTGACCACATCAGACAGGCAACCTACCCCCCTTGGAGGGCGTCGCGGCTGGGCTGGCGATATTTTCCAGGAAAATGGCCAGAGATTTGGCTCAAAATTATGGCTTTTGGAACGCGCCAAACGCAATGAGGCCACCCGTCTGTCAGCCATGGATTATGCCACTGATTCTGTCTCCGATATTGGTACTTACCATAATCAGGAGCTGACTGTCTCCGCTCACTGGAGTGATGACAGACGGTCTGAGCTGGTGGTTCAGGTCAAGGGAGATCAGACAACCGTCACACAGAAAGTAAAAACAGCATGA
- a CDS encoding baseplate J/gp47 family protein — MSVVIPTPTQLAERYVTAFSQTDFIASDGSTVKLDPTAPGTFEQVLAAAKSMADYETYLYIRDRFLQVLPTTATTGPGGLLPQHGQIWGVPRRSAQSALGHVIITAQSDASLPGGTILTNNGTVQWALNEAVSLTAGESVSAAVTCVQRGTAGNLAPHSSLSLIEPVAGIRTVTVDQNGLTGGDDIEPTETWRQRILNAIRKPYQGGSKDDYIQWAKQFGASYVNVVPSYTGPGTVGIIVAMSGPRTPSDDEVKRLQDNIDSVRPIRGNATIYGAVIKNEEVTVTIKPDTGPIREKVHSALSTVYASVGIGGTLYRAMLENALFIAAGPYAALQSPPGDISYPSDTIPTLTHIEWGAS, encoded by the coding sequence ATGAGCGTTGTTATTCCAACCCCCACACAGCTGGCAGAGCGCTACGTCACCGCCTTTTCGCAGACAGATTTCATTGCCTCTGATGGCTCTACTGTCAAACTGGACCCAACAGCACCCGGCACATTTGAGCAGGTTCTGGCAGCGGCCAAATCCATGGCGGATTATGAAACATATCTCTATATCAGAGACCGTTTTTTACAGGTTCTGCCCACCACCGCCACAACAGGACCAGGCGGGCTATTACCCCAGCACGGCCAAATATGGGGCGTTCCCCGCCGCAGTGCCCAGTCTGCTCTGGGTCATGTCATTATTACGGCACAAAGCGATGCCTCTTTGCCTGGGGGCACAATCCTAACCAATAATGGCACAGTGCAATGGGCTTTAAATGAGGCTGTCAGCCTCACGGCAGGCGAGTCAGTCTCTGCCGCCGTCACATGTGTGCAAAGGGGTACAGCGGGCAATCTGGCACCACATTCTAGCCTGTCATTAATTGAGCCTGTTGCCGGTATCCGCACTGTTACCGTCGATCAGAACGGCCTGACTGGCGGAGACGATATCGAGCCTACCGAAACATGGCGTCAACGCATTTTGAACGCCATTCGCAAACCATATCAGGGTGGTTCGAAAGACGATTATATTCAGTGGGCCAAACAATTTGGGGCCAGTTACGTTAATGTCGTGCCCTCTTATACAGGGCCAGGCACGGTGGGCATTATTGTTGCCATGAGCGGCCCCCGCACCCCAAGCGATGACGAAGTCAAACGCCTGCAAGATAATATAGATTCCGTGCGGCCCATACGCGGCAATGCCACAATTTACGGCGCTGTCATCAAAAATGAAGAGGTCACTGTTACCATAAAACCCGATACCGGCCCCATAAGAGAGAAAGTTCATTCTGCCTTATCAACGGTTTATGCCAGTGTAGGCATAGGGGGCACGCTCTATCGGGCCATGCTCGAAAATGCCCTTTTTATCGCGGCTGGCCCCTATGCAGCCTTACAATCTCCACCTGGAGATATTTCATATCCCTCCGACACCATACCAACCCTGACACATATTGAATGGGGCGCGTCATGA
- a CDS encoding putative phage tail protein has product MSIAPPRSAAEIAEEWHSDLLPGGPAWHGPNIKSLMHALALPRETLEGDIASIATEICPGTAHLLLDDYRDVLGTDPLGRDENNLTDDEWRALLQQRWTARGNQRPDFYKELAKKLGCDIKLWEPDAPLVGGTICGTKELAAPSVAFQWIVILPDETTDEQARKIRQFFNFLKPADSEVYFLRKGSWFNG; this is encoded by the coding sequence ATGAGCATTGCGCCCCCACGCTCAGCCGCCGAAATTGCTGAAGAATGGCATAGTGACCTTTTGCCTGGGGGCCCTGCCTGGCACGGCCCCAATATCAAATCATTAATGCACGCTTTGGCTCTCCCGCGTGAAACGCTAGAGGGTGACATCGCCTCTATTGCTACAGAAATCTGCCCGGGCACGGCCCATTTGCTGCTTGATGATTATCGCGATGTTTTGGGCACCGACCCTTTAGGCCGTGATGAAAATAATCTGACAGATGATGAATGGCGTGCCCTTCTGCAACAAAGATGGACCGCAAGAGGCAATCAAAGGCCCGATTTTTACAAAGAGCTGGCCAAAAAACTGGGCTGTGACATTAAGTTATGGGAGCCAGATGCCCCCCTTGTGGGCGGCACAATATGCGGCACCAAGGAGCTTGCCGCACCTTCAGTGGCTTTTCAGTGGATCGTGATACTCCCTGATGAGACAACTGACGAGCAGGCTCGCAAAATACGGCAATTTTTCAACTTTTTAAAACCTGCGGATAGCGAGGTTTATTTTTTGCGTAAAGGATCCTGGTTCAATGGTTGA
- the namA gene encoding NADPH dehydrogenase NamA encodes MSLLFAPLTIRNIEFKNRIAMSPMCMHSADENGNVTDFHLVHYGARALGGAGLIFPETCAVLPNGQLGPGDLGIWSDSHLPGLSRLVDVIHDMGAKAGIQIGHAGRKQGFLQMNSVAPSAIAYSAKEAVPQALTLDGIYEIIQSFRDAAIRARKAGFDVIEIHTAHGYLLNEFLSPLANVREDQYGGSHEKRYRIVREIIDVVRKEWQGPLFVRISSSDYFEGGNTPEDFLHYGRWMKEQGVDLIDCSSGGVVPATASNVFPGYQVPAAELLRNSLGIKTGAVGLIQTGREAEEILQNGRADMVLIGREMLRDPFWARSAADDLQVAIPVPPQYTRYGTVWQRSQPKLPDAPMDVTVRRSK; translated from the coding sequence ATGTCACTTCTTTTTGCTCCCCTTACAATCAGAAATATTGAATTTAAAAACCGTATTGCCATGTCTCCCATGTGCATGCATTCAGCTGATGAGAACGGTAATGTCACTGATTTTCATCTGGTTCATTATGGCGCGCGTGCGCTGGGGGGTGCGGGGCTTATCTTTCCCGAAACATGTGCCGTCTTGCCAAATGGACAGCTTGGTCCGGGTGATCTTGGTATATGGAGTGACAGCCATCTTCCTGGCCTAAGCCGACTTGTTGATGTCATTCATGATATGGGTGCCAAAGCAGGCATACAGATTGGCCATGCTGGTCGTAAGCAGGGTTTTTTGCAAATGAATTCAGTTGCGCCATCTGCCATTGCTTATTCTGCTAAAGAAGCAGTGCCGCAGGCGCTCACTCTGGATGGTATATATGAAATTATCCAGTCTTTTCGTGATGCAGCTATTCGCGCCCGTAAAGCAGGGTTTGATGTTATCGAAATACATACAGCCCACGGTTATTTGCTCAATGAGTTTCTTTCACCCCTGGCGAATGTAAGAGAAGATCAATATGGGGGCAGTCATGAAAAACGTTATCGCATTGTACGCGAGATTATAGATGTGGTTCGAAAGGAGTGGCAGGGGCCTTTATTTGTACGTATCTCCTCAAGTGATTATTTCGAAGGCGGAAATACTCCAGAAGATTTTTTACATTATGGCCGCTGGATGAAAGAACAAGGCGTTGATCTGATTGACTGCTCTTCTGGTGGGGTCGTGCCAGCGACGGCAAGCAATGTTTTTCCTGGTTATCAGGTTCCGGCAGCAGAATTATTGCGTAATTCACTGGGGATTAAAACGGGCGCAGTTGGACTAATTCAGACAGGCCGTGAGGCAGAAGAAATATTGCAAAATGGCCGTGCCGATATGGTGCTGATTGGTCGTGAGATGCTTAGAGACCCATTCTGGGCACGCTCAGCGGCAGATGACCTTCAGGTCGCTATACCGGTTCCACCGCAATATACAAGATATGGCACGGTATGGCAGCGCTCACAGCCTAAATTACCTGATGCTCCTATGGATGTTACAGTCAGGCGCAGTAAATAA
- a CDS encoding winged helix-turn-helix transcriptional regulator yields MQKRMRNFDGVPGCSMEAALHILGGKWKGVILYHLFTDGTLRFGELFRALRGINQRLLTRQLRELEEHGLITRKVYPVVPPHVEYSLTEEGRTLHDLIMGLSVWGRGWLERRGMRTAKDEDFDVLKHAAEKRPVLPDKS; encoded by the coding sequence ATGCAAAAAAGAATGCGTAACTTTGATGGCGTTCCTGGCTGTTCTATGGAAGCGGCCCTACATATTTTGGGTGGTAAATGGAAAGGTGTTATTCTTTATCATCTGTTTACGGACGGAACACTTCGCTTTGGTGAGCTTTTCCGTGCGCTTAGGGGGATTAATCAGCGTCTTTTAACCAGGCAGCTGCGTGAGCTGGAAGAACACGGACTTATCACCCGTAAGGTTTATCCTGTTGTGCCACCCCATGTGGAATATTCGCTGACTGAAGAGGGGCGGACACTTCATGATCTTATTATGGGGCTTAGTGTGTGGGGCCGGGGATGGCTGGAGCGGCGCGGTATGCGTACTGCCAAAGATGAAGATTTTGACGTGCTGAAACATGCTGCTGAAAAAAGACCGGTATTACCCGATAAAAGCTGA
- a CDS encoding sulfatase-like hydrolase/transferase encodes MKKIYYILLYMLFYTVSTLFIALRVKDLDFDPIFFVMSLILPIFLLSIGRYLSVILSFFIFLIIEFNIYIVLMYHKTSFEICVAIAGSPIDDVFTMIEAVPLQVFLSVIILQSLLMFITWKAAFNRPKVAAVSLACFGTMLGGRILLKSDIGVEDLYKNALVYDHFKKQFVINGDAELYGYLYGLTPGYLGITLTELTLALSYNTGHFKSVPISLKGHDVTDPVITSKNTPKVRHIVMIVGESDSALHHNLYGYRDYETTPHLKNLYNQGQVCFIPKVHSGANLTRDAVPMLLSFYDADHPNKLLKEKNLIELAKDNGYITYWMGAQEGTNVYGSSYGFLGHFADHYLMPHDTNMAYSLKKQRDQMLLPMVKKEFSSLDKSKPYFIIIHLMGSHTDYIARVRKEDVKALPTAGSYNQAIHHTDHSINEIIELSKKYLGDFTLLYSPDHGELLRSPDLGEHGIYDGGYDQYKIGIYLAGDNHTNYCQQAETLRSDNGYFASPQNKYLLLTMMGYGVSQKGLDYIKSHDRVVNSGIAFDYDKIPQPKRKKQ; translated from the coding sequence ATGAAAAAAATATATTATATTTTATTGTATATGCTGTTTTATACAGTATCGACGTTATTTATTGCCCTACGCGTTAAGGATCTGGATTTTGATCCGATCTTTTTTGTCATGTCCCTGATATTACCAATCTTTTTGCTCTCAATTGGTAGATATTTATCAGTCATACTAAGCTTTTTCATATTTCTGATTATAGAATTTAATATTTATATTGTTCTTATGTATCACAAGACATCTTTTGAGATCTGTGTGGCCATTGCCGGCTCACCGATTGATGATGTTTTTACCATGATAGAGGCTGTCCCATTACAGGTTTTTCTATCTGTGATCATCCTACAGTCTTTGTTGATGTTTATTACATGGAAGGCCGCTTTTAACCGACCCAAAGTGGCGGCAGTCTCACTTGCCTGCTTTGGTACTATGTTAGGAGGCAGAATTTTATTAAAATCTGATATTGGCGTGGAGGATCTTTACAAAAACGCGCTTGTGTACGATCATTTTAAAAAGCAATTTGTTATTAATGGTGACGCTGAATTATATGGTTATCTTTACGGTTTAACGCCGGGTTACCTAGGAATAACCTTAACAGAACTTACTCTCGCCCTGAGCTATAATACAGGCCACTTTAAAAGTGTTCCTATTTCACTCAAGGGGCACGACGTTACAGATCCTGTTATTACGTCAAAAAACACACCAAAAGTGCGTCATATTGTGATGATTGTTGGTGAGTCTGATTCTGCATTGCACCATAATCTCTATGGGTACCGGGATTACGAAACGACTCCGCATCTTAAAAATCTATATAATCAAGGCCAAGTGTGTTTTATTCCAAAAGTACATTCTGGAGCGAATTTAACCCGTGATGCAGTACCGATGCTTTTGTCATTTTATGATGCTGACCATCCTAACAAACTCTTGAAAGAGAAAAACCTGATCGAACTGGCAAAGGATAATGGTTACATAACCTACTGGATGGGGGCACAGGAAGGTACAAATGTTTACGGCAGTTCCTATGGATTTTTAGGCCATTTTGCTGATCACTATTTGATGCCCCATGATACAAATATGGCATATTCTCTCAAAAAACAGAGAGATCAAATGCTTTTACCTATGGTAAAAAAAGAGTTTTCTTCTCTGGATAAAAGCAAGCCTTATTTTATCATTATTCATTTGATGGGAAGTCACACAGATTATATAGCAAGAGTAAGAAAAGAAGATGTAAAAGCACTTCCTACAGCCGGGAGTTATAATCAGGCTATTCACCACACAGATCACTCAATTAATGAGATTATTGAATTAAGCAAAAAATATCTGGGTGATTTTACGTTGCTATATAGTCCAGATCATGGCGAGCTTCTAAGAAGCCCTGATTTAGGGGAACATGGTATTTATGATGGTGGGTACGACCAATATAAAATAGGCATCTATCTAGCAGGCGACAATCATACTAATTATTGTCAGCAGGCCGAGACATTGCGTAGTGATAATGGCTATTTTGCCTCTCCTCAGAATAAGTATCTTCTACTCACAATGATGGGGTATGGTGTTTCCCAAAAAGGTCTAGACTATATTAAGTCGCACGACCGCGTCGTTAATTCAGGCATAGCGTTTGATTATGACAAAATCCCACAACCTAAAAGAAAAAAGCAATAA
- a CDS encoding transporter — MSGHKSHAADITLGVIGPHEYDLPVDFKPFNAFVEYGDGNAAGLHYNNKGQRHGGNGNHSWSGMSKYVHFWSFDSVPGIGFAYEVIQTESFILANGKNYGGLGTTITGPAVWFKPNKKSTLGMQVFMQTPSGTRQDIANNYWSAIISGMFDYEWDNFSFDGDFGGVPASTKHIKGQHSYHPGTVFFTNLRFSWKASHEFEPFFAFDWQNAQGLYDYTLNQSVPDTNSREIALGVGLMWNISSSMNITARYSHSVEGRNVPETDAYYLKFAYLWDGAIFSRY; from the coding sequence ATGAGCGGACATAAATCTCACGCAGCCGATATTACACTTGGGGTCATTGGCCCTCATGAATATGATCTTCCCGTTGATTTCAAACCGTTCAATGCCTTTGTAGAATATGGCGATGGTAACGCTGCCGGGTTACATTATAATAATAAAGGCCAGCGCCACGGAGGTAATGGTAACCATAGCTGGTCCGGTATGAGCAAATATGTTCATTTCTGGAGTTTTGATTCCGTCCCCGGCATTGGCTTTGCCTATGAAGTCATTCAAACTGAGAGTTTTATCCTCGCTAATGGTAAAAATTACGGCGGCCTTGGCACTACGATTACAGGACCGGCTGTATGGTTTAAACCCAATAAAAAGAGCACATTGGGCATGCAGGTTTTTATGCAAACCCCTTCAGGCACAAGGCAGGATATCGCCAATAATTACTGGTCAGCTATTATAAGTGGCATGTTCGATTATGAGTGGGATAATTTTAGTTTTGATGGCGATTTTGGTGGTGTTCCCGCTTCAACAAAACATATTAAAGGCCAGCATTCCTATCATCCTGGCACAGTATTTTTTACAAATTTACGCTTTAGCTGGAAAGCAAGCCACGAGTTTGAACCATTTTTTGCTTTTGACTGGCAAAATGCGCAAGGTTTATATGATTATACCTTAAATCAGTCTGTGCCTGATACAAACAGCCGTGAAATTGCTCTGGGCGTTGGGTTAATGTGGAATATCTCGTCCTCTATGAACATAACAGCGCGTTATTCACACTCTGTAGAAGGGCGGAATGTCCCCGAAACGGATGCCTATTATCTTAAATTTGCCTATCTCTGGGATGGAGCCATATTCTCCCGCTATTAA